Sequence from the Phyllobacterium zundukense genome:
AGGATATCTACGAACCGGGCCTGATCGAGCGGGCCTCTCTCCATTATGGCCGGATCTTGGCCCAGGCCATCAGTGGGACGAACATCCGGATCAAGGATATCCAGTTCATTGCCGAGGACGAACTCGATATCCTGTCCGCTCCCTATGACGATGATGGCGTCAATGACGATCGCCCCGTGCACGAACACATCGCCGCCCATGCGGCACGCACGCCGGACAAGACAGCCATCATCTATGCCGACGAAGTCTGGAGCCATGCCAGGTTAGACCAAAGCGCCAACAGACTTGCACATCGTTTGATCAAGCTCGGCGTTGGGGCCGATATAAGCGTTGCCATCGCGGTGAAGCGCTCGCCGGAGGCCATTGTCGGCATCCTTGCGACGCTGAAAGCAGGCGGTGCTTATATTCCGGTCGAGCCTGACCATCCGACAACGCGTAATCATCATATTCTGCATGATGGCGGGGTGAAGGTAATCCTGACCAATAGCTGGCTGCTCGATCGCATTCCCGACGGACTTGATGCCATCATTCTGGAGCTGGACAAACTTGACCTCGACCAGGAACCCGGCACAGCCCCTGATGTGCATGTTCACAAGAACCAGCTCGCCTATATCATGTATACGTCCGGTTCGACCGGACTGCCGAAGGGAGTGGCCGTCGAACACGGTCCCCTGACCCACCACATGCAGAATACTTCCCGTGTCTATGGCATGAGCGAGCTATCGCGCGAATTGCCGTTTTTGCCCTTCAGTTCCGATGGCGGGCACGAACGATGGATGAATCCGCTTATGGAAGGCGGCAGTATTATCCTTCCCGACCAGCCACTCTGGACACCGGAAGAAACGTTGACAGCGATGCGCAAGCACGGTGCCAACAATGCCAGCATTCCGACGACCTACCTCCAGCAGCTGGCCGAATGGGCTGATCTCACCGACAGCGCGCCCCCGATGCGGCTCTATTCATTCGGCGGCGAGGGTCTGGCCCAGCAGACTTTCGATCTTTTGTCGAAAGCGTTGAAGTCGGAATGGCTGATCAACGGCTATGGTCCCACCGAAACCATCATGACGCCGATGGTCTGGAAAGTACGCGCTGGGCAGAAATTCGAAGGGACTTACGCGCCGATCGGCCGCGCGGTTGGCAATCGCCGTGTCTATGTGCTCGACCCCGATTTGAACCCCTGCCCCATCGGAGTGACCGGTGAACTTTACATCGCCGGCGAAGGCATGGCCCGTGGCTATATCGGCAAGCCTGACATTACCGCCGACCGCTTCATTCCCGATCCGTTTTCAAAGGAAGGCGGGCGCCTTTACCGTTCCGGCGATCTCACTCGCTGGCGCGAGGACGGCACGGTGGAATTTGTCGGTCGCGTCGATCATCAGGTGAAACTGCGGGGCTACCGCATCGAACTTGGCGAGATCGAAGCTGCCCTGCTGCAACAGGATGGCGTTGGCGAAGCGCTCGTCGTCCTGCGTGACGATGAAGCCACCAAGCAGAAGATGCTCGTCGCCTATGTCGTGCCGAAACAGGGACGGGAACTGGAGATCGCCGAGATTCATTCGGCGCTCGAGCGCGCCCTGCCCGCCTATATGGTTCCCACTGCGATCGTTCCGCTTACGAGCATGCCGATCAATCCGAACAGCAAGCTTGATCGCTTCGCACTGCCTGCGCCAACGCCGCTCAGGCGGACGATCATCGAGCCTCAAAACGCGATGGAAGCAGATGTTCTCGATATCTGGCAACAGATCCTGAATGTCAGCCCAATCAGCGTCGAGGACAATTTCTTTGCCATCGGCGGCAATTCGCTGGGCGCCATCCGGATTCTTTCCGCGTTGCGTCAGCGCAAGCCGCAGAACCGCACGACAATTGCCGATCTCTTCAACAACCCGACGATCCGCTCCTTCGCCAAAGTCATTGAGGCGGGCAACGATCAGGCTGGAAGCGAGGTCATCGTGCTGCGCGCTTCCGGCACAAAGCCCATGCTCTATTGCTTCCCCGGCCTGCTGGTCAGCACGCGCGAATATGTCAAGCTGGTCGATTATCTTGGAGCGGACCAGCCTGCGACCGGCTTCATCTGCTATTCGCTCTCCGAGCAGAAGCAGATCGGTGCGTCGGTCGATGAGATCATCGAGAGTTATGTCGACTACATCAGAAGCCACAGCAAAGGCCAGCCTTGCTATTTCCTCGGCTGGTCATGGGGCGGATTGCTGGCCTATGAGGCAGCGCGCAGGCTAGGCGACGAGATCGATCTGCGTCTGATCACCATGGTCGACGTCTGCGACCTCGGAACCGAATTCGCCATTGGCTCAACGCCGCGATTCAAACCGGGTGAGCGCGACCAGTTGCACCGGATGGTGCAGGAGTGGCTATCGCAGACCGCGATGCGCACGGAATGGGACCGGTTGCTCGGTGTCATGGACGCGGATACCTATGACCAGTTCCTGCGTTTCGTCGGCGACGAGAAGGATGAACTTCCGACCGATGGTCCCGATATCAGCAGTCGCGAACACACATTCTGGATCCTCATCGACAATGCCCTGATCTTCCGGCGTCATCAATTGCAGCCTCACAATGTCCCCATCCACTCCTGGGCGGCCGACGACAGTCTGAACCGGGGCCTCAATCTCATCGACTGGCGCCGCTATTCCCCTCGAGCCAACCCTGCGGAAATCATCTCCGGCACCAACCATCTGCACGTGATCGGCTCCCAGGCGTTTCACAGCCGGCTGGCACACCGGCTGAACGAAGCTCTTTGACCAACGCGTCACCGAAAGGAATTCTGATGACTGCGATGTTTGCAAACAATGATCGGACCAGTCCTGCAAGCGAGGCCCTGGATCTGGCCGGCATCGGTATCGGACCTTCGAATCTCAGCCTGGCATCGCTCCTTGACGGCGTCGGGAATGTCAGGGCGCATTTCTACGAGAGCCGCGCAAGTTTCGATTGGCATCCCGGCATGATGCTGCCGGATGTCGAACTGCAATCTTCCTATCTGAAAGACCTGGTCACCCCAGTCATGCCGACCAGCCCATGGTCGTTCATCTCCTACCTTGTCGCGCACAAGCGGCTCTATGCCTTTCTCAACGCCCAGTATGATGCGGTGCCCCGTCGTGAATTCGCCCGGTATCTGGAGTGGGTCGCTAGCCAGCTAAAGAGCCTCAGTTTCAGCTCTACCGTACGAGAAGTCAAATTCGACAAGGACAAATTTCATGTCCAATTTGATAGCGGTGCGGTAACCGCCAGAAATCTCGTGCTCGGTACGGGTACTACACCATCCGTACCGTCCTGGGCGACACCCTTCCTCGGTGAAAGATGTTTCCACAATTCGGAGGCAAAGCATCGCCTGCCCGGTCTCAATGCGTCTCGCATCGCGGTCATTGGCGGTGGACAGAGTGGCGGCGAAGTTGTGGAAGCGCTGCTGAACGCAAAGTCGACGCTAAAGGAACTCAACTGGTTCAGCCGCCGGCATAATTTCGAGCCAATCAACGACACAGCGTTTTCCAATCAGGTCTTCTCGCCGGAATATGTCTACGCCTATCTCAATCTCAACAGTGACCAGAAGCTGGACGCACTGAAAGCTTCGATCCTCACAAGCGACGGGCTGTCTATTTCGACAATCAACGCCATTTACCGGCGGCTTTACAGCCTGCGCTATCTGGAAAATCGGAACATCGATGCGAAACTTTCACCCAACCGTGACGTCATCCAGGTCGAAAGCGACAAGGATGGCTACCGCCTGATCGTACGCAATCGTTTCGACGGTGGCGTCGAGGTCGCCCATGCCGATGCAATTGTCCTGGCAACGGGATATCAATTCAGGCTTCCCGACGCATTTGCCGGATTATCGGACCGCATTCAGTTCGACCGCCATAATCGCCCCGTTCTGGACGACAGATACTGCCTCAACTGGAATGGCCCAAAACAGAACCGGATTTTCGCGCAGAATGCCGGGAGGTACAGTCACGGGATTGCCGACTCGCAGTTGAGCCTCATGGCGTGGCGCAGCGCGCATATCATCAATTCGCTGGTGGGCCGGCCACACTTCGATCTGGAGCCACACGACTCGCAGGTGAACTGGCTGTCGAGCGGACACGACGCTTTGGGTCAGAACATCGCCGTCGACTATTAGTCCAATTCACGCTGACGAAAGAGCAGTTCCTCTCTTTGCGACTGTGCTGAAACTGCAATCAAATGACCGGAAGGTGCGAGAAAAAGGCGGTGATGCCACAAGGCGTCATCGCCACTTGGCGTTTTGTCCATAAGAATAGCGTTCGTCCCGCGGTCCAGCCGGATGTTCAGTTGTTCCGGCGCTGCCGTCAGGCCGGTGCCTGTCGCCTTGAGGTAACTCTCCTTCAAGGTCCAATAGCTCAGAAGCCGCGACTGACGCGCCGGGCCGCGCAGCACCGAGAGCATCTCGGACTCTGCTACCGAGCAGAACAATGAAGCTGTCTCGGGTTCAATTACTGTCGTGAGGGCTTCGACGTCGATACCCAGTGCCACGGCGTCCCGGCTGATCGCAAAGGCCGCGAACCCTTCCGTGTTGGACAGATTGAAGGCAATTCCGTCGGACTGCCCGGCAAGAGCTGGTTTGCCGTGCAATCCGGAGACGATATTCAGATCGGCCATTGGCAGACCTGTATAAAACGACAGGACCGACCGCTGCAAATACCGCCCCGCCATGAAAGCCCAGGCATCTTTCTCAAAATGGAAGTCCGTAGCTCGCGCTCGCTCGTCAGGGACAAGTGCAAAACGTATTCGGCTCCAGTCCGTATCGAGCGAATAGGCCCACCACCAGATATCAACGCCGGATTCCATTTGATCGATGCGAACACCCGGCAAGTCCGGCAGGGGATCGCACGGCAGCGTCATCATCACAGTCTAACGGCGAATGCATTCTGGATCGCACGATTGACGGCAACCGGCAGCAATGACATGTGATTCTCACCGGGATGAATTTCAAATTGCGCCCGTATCGGCCGGCCCGGCAGGCTGTTCAGCCGCTCCACCAGTTCCATGGCATTCACATCGTTCAGCGTGACTTTCTTCTGCTCGAGCCTCTCCGCCTCGTCGGTCGCACCAAGCTGAAACGGCGCCAGTTTGTCGGTTTCATACTCGCCGCAGGCGAGGAACAGCCTTGCGTTCTCCCTCGTCTTCGGAGCGGTAGCAAACGACGGATAGAATTGATCGATGACCCGGTCTTCCCAATAGATCGACGGACTGGCGGCGATCCAGGTCGTAAAGGCTGAAGGCCGGGTGAAGAGACTGTAGAGCACGAAAAGACCGCCGAAGGAGTGGCCGAAGAGCGCTTGACGGCTCCGGTCAATCGGATGTGTTGCCTCGACAAGCGGCTTTATCTGTTCCTCGATAAATCCCAGGAACTCTTCGGCACCGCCGGTTTTCACTACCGGGCTGTTTTCGTAGAATGGCGGATAGGTCTGACCGGGCGGCGGGCTAAGATCCCAGGAGCGGCGGAGGGGATCATATGCAGCGTCGAGGGGATAGCCGATGGACACGACGACTCCATGTCCGACATTGGTACCACTCGGATAGCTCGCCTGCGCCCGCATGACATCGACTGCTGTGCCGATCACCGCATTGCCGTCCGTCATGTAAAGTACCGGCCAGCCCTGCTCGGGTGCATCACCGGGCGGGCGATAGATAAATATCCGGTAGACCGCGCCGTTTCGATCGGAAATCACATCGTGAAATGTTGTGTGTCCGACAAGGGCGGGCGATGAATTCGGAAATGTTTGCATATATCCATCGCTATGGGATTTCGGTGCAGGTTCGCTCTGGTGGAGCAGAGCTTGCCGTCTGAGTATAAAACATGACTAACTCAGTCAATATTTAATTTCGTCGTTGATATGCGAATAAAAAGGCCGGTGCGAACACCGGCCTTTGCTGTTGGTCGCAATGGTTCAGGCTATCTTCTCCCGAACCGGGAGTTTCCAGCCAGGCCGGATGAAGTGGCACGTATAGCCGTTCGGAATGCGCTCGAGATAATCCTGATGCTCGGGCTCGGCTTCCCAGAAATCCCCGGCCGGCGCAACTTCAGTCACCACCTTGGCAGGCCACAGGCCGGAAGCGTCGACATCCTCGATGGTGTCTTTTGCAATCCGCTCCTGCTCTTCGGAGGTGTAGAAGATCGCCGAACGATAGCTCAGTCCAACGTCGTTGCCTTGGCGGTTACGCGTGCTTGGATCGTGGATCTGAAAGAAGAATTCGAGAATTTGCCGGTAGCTGATCCGGTGGGGATCAAAGACAATCTCGATGGCCTCCGCATGGGTTCCATGGTTACGGTAGGTCGCATTCGGCACGTCACCGCCGGAGTAGCCGACACGTGTCGAGATGACACCGTCGTAGCGCCGGAAGAGGTCTTGCATCCCCCAGAAACAACCGCCGGCCAGCACTGCCCGTTCTTTTGTCATTGGATGTCCTCCATTCATTGTGATGGAATTTGCAGTAGTTTATGCCTGTGAGGCACACTCTGTCACTGCATTGTTTCGGTTGAGATGTCGGGATTGCGGCTTGAGAATTCAATCCCGGCAGCCGCAAGTTGGGGATCGCCCTGCGTAATCAATGCGGCCAGAGGCGACGGTTCTCGAGGGTCGGTGTCATAGACGCATGGCGAGATCAGCACCGCCATGCCGATCAGGGATAAAACGGCAAATCGCATGATATGTCTCCTTAAAAGTTTTGGCCGCGGGCCTGACGCCCGAGGCATATCCATCTTCGGTCAGCCCTGCTTTGCAATCGGAGCCGGCACAGTCTTGGCCGCCTGTTGGCCTTTCGCCTCGGCAAGCAAATCCTGAATGACCTTTTCCGACTCCTCATAGTCGCCTTCGCCGAAATGGTGGTACCTGATCTGGCCCTTGGCATCGATGAAGTAGTGGGCCGGCCAATAGCTGTTGTCGAATGCCTTCCAGATTTCGAAGTTGTTGTCGATTGCAACCGGATAGCCTATCTTGAATTCGCCTATGGCCTTCTTGACGTTTTCAATCTTGCGTTCGAAAGCGAATTCCGGCGCGTGCACGCCAATCACGACCAAGCCCTGATCCTTGTACTTTTCCGCCCAGGCCCGAACATAGGGCACGGTGTGGATGCAGTTGATACAAGCGAACGTCCAGAAATCGACCAGCACGACCTTACCGCGAAGCTGCTCTGTCGTGAGCGGCGGCGAGTTCAGCCACTCGACTGCTCCATCGAGTGAAGGAAACTGTCCCTCAACCGGCAGATCGCTGCGGAATGCTTCGCTAGCGTTGAGCGCAAGCTGAGGACCGTCAGTTGTGATCGCTGCAGTAGCTGAAGCTGGCTTCTTGGTATGTAATGCATCGAGCAGCGCCTGTTCGATCTTTCCCGTCCCAACGGTTGAAAGCCGCGCAAGCAAACCCGTATCGGCGCCAAGACCAATCGCGACGACACCTGCAAGTACGGCAACGCCGAGTCCGCGGCGGACCCATTCACCCGCACCGAGCGATTGTTTCATCGCCGTGAACACCCGCCCGCCGATGAGCAGGGCCAAGCCCAGCGAAGTTGCGGCACCCGCCGAATAGGCAAGCAGAAGCAAGGTTGTCTGAACGTTCGCACCCTGAAGCGCAGCGCCTGTCAGAACCAGACCGAGGATCGGTCCTGCACAAGGCGCCCAGAGCAGGCCCGTTGCAACACCGAGAACCAGCGAACTGCCGGCCGTCGGCACCGAACGTGGTCCACCGGTCGAATTCAACAGCCTGTTGGCAAACGCAACGACCGGCCGTGTCAGGATTGTCGCAAGCTGTGTCGAGACAAGCGTCAAGCCGAAGATCGCAAGCAGCCCGATTGCAGCGTAGCGGCCATATTCATTGGCGTGAACCGCCCAGCTGCCGCCGACCGCCGCCAGCGTCGCAACCAGAGCAAAAGTGATCGCCATGCCCGCGAGCATCGGCAGCGTGCTTTTAACGAACGGCTGTTCTGCACGCGCGAAAACGAATGGCAGGACGGGCAGGATGCACGGACTGAGGATTGTCAGTACACCAGCAAGGTAAGCAATAACCGGAAGGGTCATCATCGTATCCTTTGGATAGTTGAAGGAGCGCCGAAGCGCAGCGGCCGAAGTTCAGCCGTTGCGGGGGACAAGATGCCTGCGACGTATCCCGCATGTGTCTCAACCAGCCAAAATTGTGGGCCAATGTATCCAGGCGCAACGCGGATACATTGGCTTACAATTTTCCGACAGACCCTCGCCCGCGCGCGAAAAATGCCTGCTAAAGTAGCGCGGCTATATAAATGGAAGGCATTGCGCGATGGATCACATCGACCACGTTCTGATCGTCGATGACGATCGCGAAATAAGGGAACTCATTTCGGGGTACCTCAAGAAGAATGGCCTGCGCGTCACCGTGGCCGCAGACGGTCGCCACATGCGATCATTTCTTGAGACGGACTCCGTCGATCTCATCGTTCTCGATATAATGATGCCGGGCGATGACGGCCTGGTGTTGTGCCGCGAACTTCGCGCCGGCAAGCACAAGGCAACGCCAATCCTTATGCTGACGGCCCGAACCGACGAAACCGACCGCATTGTCGGCCTGGAAATGGGCGCAGATGACTATCTGGCAAAACCCTTTTCCGCCCGGGAGCTGCTGGCCCGCATCAAGGCGGTTCTGCGCCGGACGCGCATGCTTCCGCCCAATCTCCAGATAACCGAGGTCGGGCAGTTATTGACCTTTGGTGATTGGCAACTCGACACCACCGGCCGGCATCTGCTCGATCGGGAGGGAACGGCAATAGCGCTTAGCGGTGCCGAATACCGCCTGCTTCGCGTGTTTGTCGATCATCCGCAGCGCGTGCTCAATCGGGATCAATTGTTGAACCTCACCCAAGGACGCGAGGCTGAATTGTTCGACAGGTCTATCGACCTTCTGGTAAGCCGGCTTCGCCAGCGCCTTGGCGATGATGCGCGCGAACCTGCCTATATCAAGACCGTTCGCAGCGAGGGCTACGTCCTCGCAATGCCGGTCGAGATCTCCGAGGTACGCCAATGAGCATCGGTGCCGTGCTTCGGCCGTTGCGGCTATGGCCCCGCACTCTGGGATCGAGGCTTTTCCTGATCCTGCTCGCTGGTTTGCTGCTCGCGCAAGGGCTCACCTTCAGTGTCCAGTTTATCGAACGCTACATGGCCGCCAAAGCGGTGATGCTCAACACACTCGAGAACGATGTCGCGACGTCGGTCGCGATTTTCGATCGCCTGCCGGCGTCCGAGCGAGCGGATTGGCTTCAGCGCCTCGACCGGGGAACCTATCGATTTGAGTTGGGCGCCGGACTTCCCGGCATCGACACCCTGACCGACCAGGGCGCCGGTATCGCGGCGAAGATCAGGCAAGCCGTCGATCCGCGCTTCCCGATAACATTTCAGTCGATCCCGGGCGATGGCAAACGCCTGCAAGCTCATCTGACCCTGAGTGACGGAAATCCGCTGACAATCGATGTAAATCCGGCACCGATCATGCCGCTGGCACAATGGCTGCCATATGTTCTCATCGCACAGCTGCTTCTCCTCATTCTTTGCGCATGGCTTGCTGTTCGGCTGGCGATCCGCCCTCTCGTCAATCTTGCAAATGCAGCTGACGCGCTCGACCCGAACAAGAAAACACCGCGGCTGAGCGAGACGGGCCCGAGCGAGGTCGCCTATGCAGCAACGGCATTCAATGCCATGCGAGATCGTATCGCGCACTACCTTGAAGAGCGCGTACAAATCCTTGCGGCTATCTCGCACGATCTTCAAACGCCGATAACCCGCATGAAGCTTCGTGCGGAGTTTGCCGAAGAGTCGGTTGAAAAGGACAAACTGGTTCAGGATCTGGCCGAGATCGAGCGCCTGGTCCACGAAGGCGTTGCCTATGCGCGCAGCGCTCATGGAAATACGGAAAAAGCCTCCCGTCTGGATGTGGACTCTTTTATGGAAAGCCTCGTTTATGACTATCAGGATACCGGCAAGGCAGTGACCTTGAACGGAAAGATCGAAACTGCAATCGTTACCCGGCCTCACGCCCTGCGCCGCATCCTTACCAACCTGATCGACAATGCTCTGAAATTCGGCGGAAGCGCCGAAGTCACCCTTGAGAAGGACCGTCAAGGGACAGTCATCATAAAAGTGCTCGATCGTGGCCCAGGCATTCCGGAAGATCAGCTCAAGGCAGTCCTCCAGCCATTTTTCAGGCTGGAACAGTCTCGCAACAGAGGAACCGGCGGCACAGGGCTGGGATTGGCAATCGCGCAGGAACTGACGCTCGCTATTGACGGTATGCTTGACCTGGCAAACAGACCCGGTGGGGGTCTTTCCGCCGAGATAATATTGCCTCAAAAGCCCCGTCTTAACTAGCAGCATCAATCGGACCGGCAAACGCATCGCAGAAGATGGACCGTCAATTGTATCTCAATGTACTGACCTCGCTTCCTTACACAATTCGTTTCAATTCCCGCCACCTCTGACACATTGGGGATACGTCGCCGGCGCCTTATGTGAGCAATGACTGAATTCAGTCATTGCTTGAAGCAAATCAACCGTTCAAAAAGGACCAATAGAATGACCCAAGTCGAAAAAGTGCTCTACACAGCCAAAACCCACACCACCGGCGGCCGGGATGGTGGCTCGGGCGAAAGCGATGACGGCCATCTCGACGTCAAATTCTCGACACCCGGCACCGCAGGCAGCGGCACCAATCCGGAACAGATGTTTGCTGCCGGCTGGTCGGCCTGCTTCATCGGTGCCATGGGCCTTGCTGCACGCAAGATGAAAGTGACCATGCCGGCAGACACTGCTGTCGATGCCGAAGTGGATTTGTGCCATGTAGATGGCGCCTATTTCCTTCAGGCTCGACTCAACGTCAGCCTTCCAGGTCTTGAGCGTGACGTTGCGCAGGCGATAGTCGAGGGTGCACACCAGACATGCCCGTACTCCAAGGCCACACGCGGCAACGTCGACGTAGTGCTCATCGTCGTCTAGAGCACTAAGGCCTGCTAGCATCAGCTTGAATCAACTTCAGCAATGGACACGATAAAAATGTCGCAAGTAATCGACCATCGCCGCCGGGGGCTTCTCGGCATAGCGGCCGCAACTATTGCTGCCGCGCCACTCATCCAGTCCGCCAGGGCGAACGCGCAGAGCGGCACGACGAAATCGGCGGCTCTGCCGACCATCAAGCCGGGGACGAACACCTCCTTGGGTCCCATCAAGCAGATCGACGCCGGCGTCCTCAACGTCGGATATGCCGAAGCTGGCCCTGCCGATGGCTACCCGGTTATTCTTCTGCATGGATGGCCATACGATATCTATAGCTTCGCCGATGTTGCTCCTTTGCTTGCCGGCGCAGGCTACCGCGTGATCATGCCTTATCTGCGCGGCTACGGCACCACGCAATTCCTTTCGGGCGATACTGTCCGGAATGGCCAGCAGGCCGTTGTCGCTGTCGACATCATCGCCTTGATGGATGCACTGAAGATACAAAAGGCAATCATTGCCGGCTTTGACTGGGGTGCGCGCACGGCCAACGTTATTGCGGCCCTATGGCCAGAGCGCTGCAAAGCTCTGGTCTCGGTAAGCGGCTATCTGATTGGCAGTCAGGAGGCGAACAAGAAACCATTGCCACCGAAGGCCGAGCTTGCCTGGTGGTATCAGTACTACTTCGCAACCGAACGCGGCCGCCAGGGTTACGACAGCAACCGGCACGATTTCTCCAAGCTCATCTGGCAGCTCGCATCGCCGAAATGGAACTTCGACGACGCAACATTTGACCGGTCGGCCGAAGCGTTCAACAACCCCGATCACGTCGCGATCGTCGTCCATAACTATCGCTGGCGCTTGAGCCTGGTGGAAGGCGAGCCACAATATGACGATCTGGAGAAGCGGCTGGCGACATTCCCGGTGATCGCAGTTCCGACGATAACCCTTGAAGGCGACGCCAATGGCGCGCCGCACCCGGATCCCGCAGCCTATCGCAGCAAGTTCTCGGGAAAATACGAGCACCGGACGAGTAGCGGCGGTATTGGCCACAATCTGCCACAGGAAGCACCGCGCGACTTCGCTCAAGCCGTCCTCGACGTCGATGGCTTTTAA
This genomic interval carries:
- a CDS encoding organic hydroperoxide resistance protein; translated protein: MTQVEKVLYTAKTHTTGGRDGGSGESDDGHLDVKFSTPGTAGSGTNPEQMFAAGWSACFIGAMGLAARKMKVTMPADTAVDAEVDLCHVDGAYFLQARLNVSLPGLERDVAQAIVEGAHQTCPYSKATRGNVDVVLIVV
- a CDS encoding lysine N(6)-hydroxylase/L-ornithine N(5)-oxygenase family protein; the encoded protein is MTAMFANNDRTSPASEALDLAGIGIGPSNLSLASLLDGVGNVRAHFYESRASFDWHPGMMLPDVELQSSYLKDLVTPVMPTSPWSFISYLVAHKRLYAFLNAQYDAVPRREFARYLEWVASQLKSLSFSSTVREVKFDKDKFHVQFDSGAVTARNLVLGTGTTPSVPSWATPFLGERCFHNSEAKHRLPGLNASRIAVIGGGQSGGEVVEALLNAKSTLKELNWFSRRHNFEPINDTAFSNQVFSPEYVYAYLNLNSDQKLDALKASILTSDGLSISTINAIYRRLYSLRYLENRNIDAKLSPNRDVIQVESDKDGYRLIVRNRFDGGVEVAHADAIVLATGYQFRLPDAFAGLSDRIQFDRHNRPVLDDRYCLNWNGPKQNRIFAQNAGRYSHGIADSQLSLMAWRSAHIINSLVGRPHFDLEPHDSQVNWLSSGHDALGQNIAVDY
- a CDS encoding alpha/beta hydrolase, which gives rise to MQTFPNSSPALVGHTTFHDVISDRNGAVYRIFIYRPPGDAPEQGWPVLYMTDGNAVIGTAVDVMRAQASYPSGTNVGHGVVVSIGYPLDAAYDPLRRSWDLSPPPGQTYPPFYENSPVVKTGGAEEFLGFIEEQIKPLVEATHPIDRSRQALFGHSFGGLFVLYSLFTRPSAFTTWIAASPSIYWEDRVIDQFYPSFATAPKTRENARLFLACGEYETDKLAPFQLGATDEAERLEQKKVTLNDVNAMELVERLNSLPGRPIRAQFEIHPGENHMSLLPVAVNRAIQNAFAVRL
- a CDS encoding response regulator gives rise to the protein MDHIDHVLIVDDDREIRELISGYLKKNGLRVTVAADGRHMRSFLETDSVDLIVLDIMMPGDDGLVLCRELRAGKHKATPILMLTARTDETDRIVGLEMGADDYLAKPFSARELLARIKAVLRRTRMLPPNLQITEVGQLLTFGDWQLDTTGRHLLDREGTAIALSGAEYRLLRVFVDHPQRVLNRDQLLNLTQGREAELFDRSIDLLVSRLRQRLGDDAREPAYIKTVRSEGYVLAMPVEISEVRQ
- a CDS encoding ATP-binding protein, producing the protein MSIGAVLRPLRLWPRTLGSRLFLILLAGLLLAQGLTFSVQFIERYMAAKAVMLNTLENDVATSVAIFDRLPASERADWLQRLDRGTYRFELGAGLPGIDTLTDQGAGIAAKIRQAVDPRFPITFQSIPGDGKRLQAHLTLSDGNPLTIDVNPAPIMPLAQWLPYVLIAQLLLLILCAWLAVRLAIRPLVNLANAADALDPNKKTPRLSETGPSEVAYAATAFNAMRDRIAHYLEERVQILAAISHDLQTPITRMKLRAEFAEESVEKDKLVQDLAEIERLVHEGVAYARSAHGNTEKASRLDVDSFMESLVYDYQDTGKAVTLNGKIETAIVTRPHALRRILTNLIDNALKFGGSAEVTLEKDRQGTVIIKVLDRGPGIPEDQLKAVLQPFFRLEQSRNRGTGGTGLGLAIAQELTLAIDGMLDLANRPGGGLSAEIILPQKPRLN
- the msrA gene encoding peptide-methionine (S)-S-oxide reductase MsrA produces the protein MTKERAVLAGGCFWGMQDLFRRYDGVISTRVGYSGGDVPNATYRNHGTHAEAIEIVFDPHRISYRQILEFFFQIHDPSTRNRQGNDVGLSYRSAIFYTSEEQERIAKDTIEDVDASGLWPAKVVTEVAPAGDFWEAEPEHQDYLERIPNGYTCHFIRPGWKLPVREKIA
- a CDS encoding 4'-phosphopantetheinyl transferase family protein, whose protein sequence is MMTLPCDPLPDLPGVRIDQMESGVDIWWWAYSLDTDWSRIRFALVPDERARATDFHFEKDAWAFMAGRYLQRSVLSFYTGLPMADLNIVSGLHGKPALAGQSDGIAFNLSNTEGFAAFAISRDAVALGIDVEALTTVIEPETASLFCSVAESEMLSVLRGPARQSRLLSYWTLKESYLKATGTGLTAAPEQLNIRLDRGTNAILMDKTPSGDDALWHHRLFLAPSGHLIAVSAQSQREELLFRQRELD
- a CDS encoding non-ribosomal peptide synthetase — encoded protein: MNKLFAPNQANDTVTVDDVSRSASDSFPLSLAQKRIWSLEQIGNSTVFPLQVLTLRWNNSVTLDQLQHALAQLAKRHSALRTRFRRFAGGRIEQFSDAREAPPVETLGSDSNPLTAVETERHEAEFISRPFDLLSGVSSRGQLIVTAQGSLNSTIVVHPIVCDDAALSILQRDLIALINNEALASVIDDNLLRGAREEEWLETNDFTTALAHWRNLFGEEYTATTLPTRFNASGYAGAKRRHLPFQLDATLWTSVKLYAKQHNVKADLLLSAAFAILLARYSGNYNLQHGILLSNRDTDGRRQTVGRVEQILPLRLELTSRARVLDVCRAVDSAIAAGTHNLVPFERLVQEIQTHEEREQDAIVKSLFEFRQPRVHFDLAPVTLPTLAPRSDVELALVVSPNESGGLDGLFDYAEDIYEPGLIERASLHYGRILAQAISGTNIRIKDIQFIAEDELDILSAPYDDDGVNDDRPVHEHIAAHAARTPDKTAIIYADEVWSHARLDQSANRLAHRLIKLGVGADISVAIAVKRSPEAIVGILATLKAGGAYIPVEPDHPTTRNHHILHDGGVKVILTNSWLLDRIPDGLDAIILELDKLDLDQEPGTAPDVHVHKNQLAYIMYTSGSTGLPKGVAVEHGPLTHHMQNTSRVYGMSELSRELPFLPFSSDGGHERWMNPLMEGGSIILPDQPLWTPEETLTAMRKHGANNASIPTTYLQQLAEWADLTDSAPPMRLYSFGGEGLAQQTFDLLSKALKSEWLINGYGPTETIMTPMVWKVRAGQKFEGTYAPIGRAVGNRRVYVLDPDLNPCPIGVTGELYIAGEGMARGYIGKPDITADRFIPDPFSKEGGRLYRSGDLTRWREDGTVEFVGRVDHQVKLRGYRIELGEIEAALLQQDGVGEALVVLRDDEATKQKMLVAYVVPKQGRELEIAEIHSALERALPAYMVPTAIVPLTSMPINPNSKLDRFALPAPTPLRRTIIEPQNAMEADVLDIWQQILNVSPISVEDNFFAIGGNSLGAIRILSALRQRKPQNRTTIADLFNNPTIRSFAKVIEAGNDQAGSEVIVLRASGTKPMLYCFPGLLVSTREYVKLVDYLGADQPATGFICYSLSEQKQIGASVDEIIESYVDYIRSHSKGQPCYFLGWSWGGLLAYEAARRLGDEIDLRLITMVDVCDLGTEFAIGSTPRFKPGERDQLHRMVQEWLSQTAMRTEWDRLLGVMDADTYDQFLRFVGDEKDELPTDGPDISSREHTFWILIDNALIFRRHQLQPHNVPIHSWAADDSLNRGLNLIDWRRYSPRANPAEIISGTNHLHVIGSQAFHSRLAHRLNEAL